The Noviherbaspirillum saxi genome includes a window with the following:
- a CDS encoding di-heme oxidoredictase family protein: MHKLFSRSRLSIALVGALALCSAGVASQFDWSRPEPGEEKSAGDTTVFETNRRAFSLPAANMSMERRGQFAVGHSFFNMPWVEAPSSTRARDGLGPHFIGRSCTACHTHDGRAAPPEDGEQAMGLLLRLSIPGKDKYGGPLPEPTYGGQFNNQANDGVKPEGTVEITYAEIAGSFADGTPYSLRKPTYRLTSLGYGPLHPTTQISPRIAPQMIGLGLLEAIPEKDILARADAEDRNHDGISGRANRVWDGFANATRLGRFGWKANTPTVAHQTAGAANGDMGITSRQFPNEECMAAQKDCKTAARGGKPEINERNMASLIFYTATTAVPARRDVDNPQVLRGKQLFHQAQCVGCHTPKHVTGNVKGFPELSRQTIRPYTDMLLHDMGEGLADNRPDFLADGREWRTPPLWGIGLIETVNGHTTYLHDGRARNLSEAILWHGGEATPAKLTFEKMSKAERTALLAFLNSL, translated from the coding sequence ATGCACAAGCTGTTTTCCAGATCCCGACTGTCCATCGCACTCGTCGGGGCTCTTGCACTTTGTTCGGCCGGCGTGGCATCGCAGTTCGATTGGAGCCGGCCGGAGCCGGGCGAAGAGAAGTCGGCGGGCGACACGACGGTATTTGAAACCAACCGGCGTGCCTTTTCCTTGCCGGCGGCGAATATGTCGATGGAGCGGCGCGGCCAGTTTGCCGTCGGCCACTCTTTCTTCAATATGCCCTGGGTGGAAGCGCCATCGTCTACCCGGGCGCGCGATGGTTTAGGCCCTCATTTCATCGGTCGATCCTGCACCGCTTGCCATACCCACGACGGACGCGCAGCACCTCCGGAAGACGGGGAACAGGCGATGGGCTTACTGTTGCGGCTGTCGATTCCGGGCAAGGACAAATATGGCGGACCGCTGCCTGAACCGACCTACGGCGGACAGTTCAATAATCAGGCGAATGACGGTGTGAAGCCGGAAGGTACGGTCGAAATCACCTACGCAGAAATAGCGGGCAGTTTCGCCGACGGGACGCCCTACAGCCTGCGCAAGCCAACGTACCGGCTTACCAGTCTCGGTTACGGGCCTCTTCACCCCACCACCCAGATATCTCCGCGCATTGCGCCCCAAATGATTGGGCTCGGATTGCTGGAAGCCATTCCCGAAAAGGATATCCTGGCGCGGGCAGATGCAGAAGATCGCAATCACGATGGAATATCCGGCCGAGCAAATCGCGTGTGGGATGGATTTGCCAATGCCACGCGGCTGGGCCGTTTCGGCTGGAAAGCCAATACGCCCACGGTCGCGCATCAGACCGCGGGTGCCGCCAACGGCGATATGGGCATTACTTCCCGACAGTTTCCGAATGAAGAATGCATGGCAGCGCAGAAAGACTGCAAGACGGCAGCGCGAGGCGGTAAACCGGAAATCAATGAACGCAACATGGCCTCGCTCATTTTTTACACTGCGACGACCGCCGTTCCCGCGCGGCGCGACGTGGACAATCCGCAGGTCTTGCGCGGGAAGCAGTTATTTCATCAAGCCCAATGCGTGGGCTGCCATACGCCCAAGCATGTCACAGGCAATGTCAAAGGCTTTCCGGAGCTGTCACGACAAACCATCCGCCCCTATACCGACATGCTGCTGCATGACATGGGCGAAGGACTGGCAGACAACCGCCCCGACTTTCTCGCTGACGGACGGGAATGGCGTACGCCACCGCTCTGGGGCATCGGTCTGATCGAGACCGTGAATGGTCACACGACCTACTTGCACGACGGACGAGCACGTAACCTGAGCGAAGCCATCCTATGGCATGGAGGCGAGGCGACACCGGCCAAGCTGACATTCGAAAAGATGAGCAAGGCCGAGCGTACTGCCCTGTTGGCATTTTTGAATTCCCTGTAG
- a CDS encoding imelysin family protein: MPKHILVHSALSVLAAASFFIPPAYAGTDASAVVGNYANIVHATYADSLVSAKALQKAVHDFIAQPSEEGLRAARKAWIAAREPYGQSEVFRFYGGPIDDKKDIEGRLNAWPLDEAYIDYVKGKPSGGIINNPKAALETERLIKLNGRGGEANVATGYHAMEFLLWGQDFNKNGPGDRPYADFLDGQGKNADRRRQYLKLVTDQVVVDLQYLTDQWTEGQSNYRAKFLKEDAEANLRKILTGMAVLSSAELAGERIQVALDNQDQEDEHSCFSDNTHRDIVTNALGIRNVLLGEYKRIDGSTVKGAGIKDLVAERDSKLALKLVEDFSASVSAAEAIQAPFDQEIIGKKSAPGVKRVQAVITALKKQTQTLVDAARALGIKKLSVAPSE, from the coding sequence ATGCCGAAACATATTCTGGTCCATTCGGCGCTGTCGGTGCTGGCGGCTGCAAGCTTCTTTATCCCGCCGGCGTACGCAGGCACCGATGCATCCGCAGTCGTTGGCAATTACGCCAACATCGTGCATGCCACCTATGCCGACTCTCTGGTTAGCGCAAAGGCCTTGCAAAAAGCAGTGCACGACTTTATCGCCCAGCCATCCGAGGAGGGATTGAGGGCAGCGCGCAAAGCCTGGATTGCGGCACGCGAGCCGTATGGCCAATCGGAAGTTTTTCGTTTTTATGGCGGGCCCATCGATGACAAAAAAGACATTGAAGGGCGCCTTAATGCCTGGCCGCTGGACGAAGCCTACATCGACTATGTCAAAGGCAAGCCTTCCGGTGGAATCATTAATAATCCCAAGGCTGCGTTGGAGACGGAGCGCTTGATCAAGCTCAATGGCAGGGGTGGAGAAGCGAACGTCGCGACCGGATATCACGCGATGGAGTTCTTGCTGTGGGGCCAGGACTTCAACAAGAATGGCCCAGGCGACCGGCCTTATGCCGATTTCCTGGATGGACAAGGCAAGAATGCCGACCGCCGCCGCCAATATTTGAAGCTGGTTACGGACCAAGTCGTGGTGGATCTTCAATACCTGACGGACCAATGGACAGAGGGTCAATCCAATTACCGGGCGAAGTTCCTGAAAGAGGATGCAGAAGCAAACCTGCGCAAGATCCTGACGGGCATGGCGGTACTTTCCAGCGCCGAATTGGCCGGCGAACGCATTCAGGTAGCGCTTGACAATCAGGATCAGGAAGACGAGCACAGCTGCTTTTCGGATAACACGCATCGCGATATCGTCACGAACGCACTCGGTATCCGCAATGTGCTGCTGGGAGAATACAAACGGATCGATGGCAGCACCGTGAAAGGCGCCGGCATCAAGGATCTGGTCGCGGAGCGGGATTCGAAACTGGCATTGAAATTGGTCGAGGACTTTTCAGCAAGTGTCTCGGCCGCAGAGGCCATCCAGGCGCCATTCGACCAGGAAATCATCGGCAAGAAGAGCGCGCCGGGTGTAAAGCGCGTGCAGGCAGTCATTACGGCATTGAAAAAGCAGACGCAGACGCTAGTCGACGCCGCTCGCGCGCTGGGTATTAAAAAATTGTCGGTGGCACCGTCCGAGTGA
- a CDS encoding PepSY-associated TM helix domain-containing protein translates to MRKVVAWIHRYLGLSLGGLLLISGLTGSIIVFNKDIDATLNAGLFQVQPREARRSIDDILQNVRAAVPFKDAGFVFLPQSPDLALEVWFRDTDLRAYADPYTGELLGTRNAKSSLMGFLVDLHIHLLSGETGERVVGWAGLGGIVVSALGLWLWWPKRGRWKQALQIKWEAAPGRLWLDVHKLVGALTFVLFVLTATTGAALALYELITEPVLIALTGEGARKSAPKSRSSSGAAAPVSPMLDQAALLFPGAQITRITLPAKPNAAVAVRMRLEGEIHQFGRTFIWFDQYDGSVLRVDNALLANRATRIQSWLYPLHTGVYGGLATRLLQVMVGLSLSLLTLSGAWLWYRSYSARSNAAKRLKALKTLPERM, encoded by the coding sequence ATGCGGAAAGTGGTTGCCTGGATTCACCGCTACCTTGGTCTAAGCTTGGGTGGATTACTTTTGATCAGCGGTTTGACCGGCAGCATCATTGTCTTCAACAAGGATATTGACGCGACATTGAATGCCGGCCTGTTCCAGGTTCAGCCACGCGAAGCACGTCGTTCGATTGACGACATCCTGCAGAACGTACGCGCAGCGGTACCCTTCAAGGATGCCGGTTTTGTCTTTTTGCCACAGTCTCCGGACCTCGCTCTGGAAGTCTGGTTTCGCGATACCGACCTTCGCGCCTACGCTGATCCTTATACCGGCGAGCTGCTTGGCACACGGAACGCGAAGTCTTCGCTGATGGGATTCCTGGTCGATCTGCATATCCACCTGTTGTCGGGGGAAACCGGGGAACGGGTTGTCGGATGGGCCGGTTTGGGCGGTATTGTGGTGAGTGCCCTTGGGTTGTGGTTGTGGTGGCCGAAACGGGGACGCTGGAAGCAGGCACTGCAAATCAAATGGGAAGCGGCACCGGGCAGACTTTGGCTCGATGTGCACAAGCTCGTCGGCGCGCTTACCTTCGTGCTATTCGTGCTGACCGCCACCACTGGCGCTGCGCTGGCCTTGTACGAACTTATCACGGAGCCTGTCCTGATTGCACTCACCGGCGAAGGCGCACGCAAAAGTGCACCCAAATCGCGGTCTTCATCCGGAGCGGCGGCTCCTGTTTCGCCCATGCTCGATCAGGCAGCTTTACTCTTCCCGGGCGCGCAGATCACCAGAATCACATTGCCTGCAAAACCAAATGCTGCTGTGGCCGTACGCATGCGGCTGGAAGGCGAAATCCATCAGTTTGGCCGTACGTTTATCTGGTTCGATCAGTACGACGGTTCGGTATTGCGGGTTGACAATGCGCTATTGGCAAACCGCGCGACCCGCATCCAGAGCTGGCTTTACCCGTTGCATACCGGTGTATATGGCGGCTTGGCAACCCGCCTGCTGCAGGTCATGGTGGGACTGTCATTGAGCTTGCTTACGCTATCCGGCGCCTGGCTCTGGTATCGGTCATATAGCGCGCGTTCCAACGCAGCAAAGCGGCTTAAAGCACTGAAAACACTGCCGGAACGAATGTAA
- a CDS encoding CynX/NimT family MFS transporter → MTTFDDSPAMRRPASPLLLAFTLVLVAINLRPALAGVAPVLAAIRESTGLSAAGAGGLTTLPVLCFGAIAPLGPILARRYSIERTILFSMLLLAFSIVLRIFFGLPGLFAGTFLAGASIGVVMVLLPSIIKRDFSESTGFITGLYTMALCLGAALAAGIAVPIQQLADGDWRAALGFWALPALIGALAWGAFGVHGGTATEQRRMKISGLLSSRLAWHVALFMGLQSALAYCVFGWLPTILIDRGFPPLRAGAVLSISIAAQLITALSGPWLGTLGKDQRLVIVLMMCLSGVGLMGCMYAPPGQIWLWAVLLGLGQGGSFSVGTMLVVLRSPNTQMVAALSGMTQLVGYIMAAAGPFIAGLLRDVTGNWNVAAGFFMIVTVAALLMGLGAGRRLHVKAQVDEMR, encoded by the coding sequence ATGACTACATTCGATGATTCCCCGGCGATGCGTCGTCCCGCGTCGCCGCTCCTGCTGGCATTCACGCTCGTTCTTGTTGCGATCAATCTGCGTCCGGCCCTGGCCGGCGTTGCTCCCGTCCTTGCCGCGATACGCGAGTCGACCGGCCTGTCCGCTGCCGGCGCCGGGGGACTCACCACATTGCCGGTGCTCTGCTTCGGCGCTATCGCACCGCTCGGACCGATACTCGCGCGGCGCTATTCTATTGAGCGCACGATCCTGTTCAGCATGTTGCTGCTGGCGTTCAGCATCGTGCTGCGCATTTTCTTTGGATTACCCGGCTTGTTTGCCGGCACCTTCCTGGCCGGCGCCAGCATCGGTGTCGTCATGGTGCTGCTGCCCAGCATCATCAAACGCGATTTTTCCGAAAGTACCGGCTTCATCACCGGGCTGTATACCATGGCGTTGTGTCTCGGTGCCGCGCTGGCGGCGGGTATCGCCGTACCGATCCAGCAGTTGGCCGATGGCGACTGGCGGGCGGCGCTGGGCTTCTGGGCCTTGCCTGCGCTGATAGGTGCGCTGGCCTGGGGTGCCTTTGGCGTCCATGGCGGCACAGCGACGGAGCAAAGGCGCATGAAGATAAGCGGCTTGCTGTCGAGCCGGCTGGCCTGGCATGTCGCGCTGTTCATGGGTTTGCAATCGGCGCTCGCGTATTGCGTGTTCGGATGGCTTCCCACTATCCTGATCGACCGCGGCTTTCCACCGTTGCGTGCGGGGGCGGTGCTATCGATCTCGATCGCCGCACAGTTGATCACGGCATTAAGCGGACCGTGGCTGGGCACGCTCGGCAAGGATCAGCGGCTGGTGATCGTCCTGATGATGTGCCTGAGCGGGGTCGGCCTGATGGGCTGCATGTATGCGCCGCCCGGCCAGATCTGGTTGTGGGCGGTATTGCTGGGACTGGGGCAGGGCGGCAGTTTCAGTGTGGGCACCATGCTGGTCGTGCTGCGTTCGCCCAACACCCAGATGGTCGCCGCGTTGTCGGGCATGACGCAACTGGTGGGCTACATCATGGCGGCGGCTGGCCCCTTCATTGCCGGCCTTTTGCGCGATGTGACCGGCAATTGGAATGTGGCGGCAGGTTTTTTCATGATCGTGACGGTGGCTGCGCTGCTGATGGGATTGGGCGCAGGCCGGCGCTTGCATGTTAAAGCTCAAGTGGACGAGATGCGCTAG
- a CDS encoding ABC transporter ATP-binding protein, with protein sequence MAELLTLDNVTAGYGESVVLEGISLAMQEGDSLALLGRNGVGKTSLLVTLMGLTHMHGGNIRWRGSDIGRMPTHQRAQAGLGWVPQERFMFPSLTVEEHLTVVARPGEWDVKKIYEIFPRLQERRNNMGNQLSGGEQQMLAIARALMVNPRLLLLDEPMEGLAPIIVQELTRVIRSLVVERGMSVIVVEQHARLALSLTKRAIVLDRGHIVHESDSESLMQDAETLNRLVAVA encoded by the coding sequence ATGGCTGAGTTGCTGACACTGGATAATGTGACCGCCGGTTATGGCGAATCGGTGGTGCTCGAAGGCATTTCACTCGCGATGCAGGAGGGCGATAGTCTCGCGCTGCTGGGCCGCAATGGCGTGGGCAAGACCAGCCTGCTGGTGACCCTGATGGGCCTGACGCACATGCATGGCGGGAACATCCGCTGGCGGGGCAGCGATATCGGTCGCATGCCGACCCATCAGCGTGCGCAGGCGGGACTGGGATGGGTGCCGCAGGAACGTTTCATGTTCCCTTCGTTGACTGTCGAAGAGCATCTGACGGTGGTGGCGCGGCCGGGCGAATGGGATGTCAAAAAGATCTACGAGATCTTTCCGCGCCTGCAGGAACGGCGTAACAACATGGGCAACCAGTTGTCGGGCGGCGAACAGCAGATGCTGGCGATTGCACGCGCGTTGATGGTCAATCCCAGATTGCTGTTGCTGGATGAGCCGATGGAAGGCCTTGCGCCCATCATCGTGCAGGAGTTGACGCGGGTGATCCGGTCGCTGGTGGTCGAGCGCGGCATGTCGGTGATCGTGGTGGAACAGCATGCGCGGCTGGCGCTGTCGCTGACCAAGCGGGCTATCGTGCTCGATCGGGGTCATATCGTGCATGAATCCGACAGCGAAAGCCTGATGCAGGATGCGGAGACATTGAACCGGTTGGTCGCGGTGGCTTGA